In Spirosoma aureum, a single genomic region encodes these proteins:
- a CDS encoding GMC family oxidoreductase: MPYKSSEIVDAVVIGTGAGGAPLLARLAKAGLKVVALEAGKQWNPAHDFPTDEKAQAKLFWNDERLSAGNDPLPFGSNNSGTGVGGSTLHYTAYTPRAQPDDLRIRTEFGVGEDWPLGFDQLEPYYDEVEQFLGVSGPSPYPWGPARKQAYALGPLPVNGAGQLMERGCKEVGIKTSPAANAALSAGYYQEGVGHRPACANRGFCQAGCNIGAKASMDVTYIPLAVHYGAEIRPECFVTQLVKSQAGTLSEVVYMRNGQEERQRCRFVFLCAGTIETARLLLLNELANSSGQVGRNVMAHPGLQIWGEFDEDIRPYKGIPGALISEDMHRPADADFVGGYLLQSIGVMPVTYVSQMARGRGLWGQDLKRAALAYNHVAGINILGDCLPYDHNYLELSDEKDIRGLPKPRIYFSNGESEERMTAHANKVMRAIWDAAGARNVWAFPRNAHVIGTCRMGNDASTAVVNANGQSFDIPNLYISDNSTFPSALSVNPALTIMALALRTADRFLEQWK; the protein is encoded by the coding sequence ATGCCCTATAAATCCTCTGAAATCGTTGATGCCGTTGTGATCGGAACTGGTGCGGGTGGAGCCCCCCTGCTGGCACGTCTGGCCAAAGCAGGACTGAAAGTTGTTGCGCTTGAAGCGGGCAAACAATGGAATCCGGCTCATGATTTCCCAACCGATGAAAAAGCACAGGCTAAACTCTTCTGGAATGATGAGCGGCTGAGCGCTGGAAATGATCCACTCCCATTCGGAAGTAATAATTCCGGAACAGGAGTCGGTGGTTCCACACTTCACTATACCGCTTACACGCCCCGCGCACAACCCGACGACCTCCGGATTCGAACGGAGTTTGGCGTGGGCGAAGACTGGCCGCTCGGCTTTGATCAGCTCGAACCGTACTACGACGAAGTCGAACAGTTTCTGGGGGTTTCGGGACCATCACCTTACCCCTGGGGGCCAGCCCGTAAACAAGCCTATGCCTTAGGTCCATTGCCTGTCAATGGCGCAGGCCAGTTAATGGAGCGAGGTTGTAAGGAGGTAGGAATCAAAACATCCCCGGCGGCCAATGCAGCTCTGTCGGCGGGTTATTATCAGGAAGGGGTTGGACACAGGCCGGCTTGTGCAAACCGTGGCTTTTGTCAGGCGGGTTGCAACATAGGGGCCAAAGCCAGCATGGACGTAACATATATTCCCCTGGCGGTACATTACGGGGCCGAAATTCGGCCGGAATGTTTCGTGACACAACTCGTAAAAAGTCAAGCGGGTACGCTAAGCGAGGTGGTTTATATGCGCAATGGACAGGAAGAGAGGCAGCGGTGCCGGTTTGTATTTCTCTGCGCAGGAACGATTGAAACAGCCCGATTGCTGCTTCTGAATGAGCTTGCCAACAGCAGCGGACAGGTTGGTCGAAATGTTATGGCCCATCCGGGTCTGCAAATATGGGGCGAATTTGACGAGGATATACGACCGTACAAGGGTATTCCCGGAGCGCTTATTTCGGAAGACATGCACCGACCAGCCGACGCTGATTTTGTAGGTGGTTATTTGCTTCAATCCATCGGTGTCATGCCGGTTACGTACGTAAGCCAAATGGCACGGGGCAGGGGCTTGTGGGGACAGGATCTTAAACGGGCGGCATTGGCTTACAATCACGTTGCGGGCATCAACATTCTGGGCGATTGCCTCCCCTACGACCACAATTATCTGGAATTATCGGACGAAAAAGACATCCGTGGACTACCCAAACCTCGTATCTACTTTTCGAACGGTGAAAGCGAAGAACGCATGACTGCCCATGCCAATAAGGTCATGCGGGCTATCTGGGATGCTGCCGGAGCCCGAAATGTCTGGGCTTTCCCCCGAAATGCACACGTCATTGGCACCTGCCGTATGGGAAACGACGCCAGCACGGCCGTGGTCAATGCCAATGGGCAATCGTTCGATATTCCGAACTTGTATATCAGCGATAATTCAACATTCCCCAGCGCTCTGAGCGTCAATCCGGCGCTGACAATTATGGCGCTGGCTCTTCGAACGGCAGATCGCTTTTTGGAACAGTGGAAATAA
- a CDS encoding RecQ family ATP-dependent DNA helicase, translating into MQEEVVNTVLDRQDTLVLMPTGGGKSICFQVPALAMKGVCIVVTPLIALMKDQVEQLRKRGIPATAIYSGMHYREIDTALDNCIYGNTKFLYVSPERLRTEIVIERAKQMTVCLLAVDEAHCISAWGYDFRPPYLQIAEFRELIPETPIIALTASATPDVQADIQEKLALRGSNGGPVQVFRQTFARPNLSYSAVLEENKESRLFKVLQNVPGSAIVYVRSRKQTQQIAQLLYRQGISADFYHAGLTTQQRADKQDGWIQNQIRVMVATNAFGMGIDKPDVRVVVHLDVPDSLEAYYQEAGRAGRDGQKAYAVMLYSNSDLDNLRFRTEQLYQPVDMLRRVYQGLANYTAVPVGGGLFNSYDFDLNAFTNTFNLPAQETHYALKQLQLEGFIQLSENYFHPSRLLMVLDNRQLYEFQVLNPRFDPFLKLILRMYGGEVFTDFITISESALARTFLVNQREIVALLEQLHERNVVVYEKQKDKPQLTFLTPRFDAPTLPINVQELNRRKELALRKVQSAIIYTEHPTQCRTRLLQSYFGEKPGEACGICDNCIKKKKSQEVVSSVVREQVREYVALANGPGVSPKQLAHHFSQTDADALAQTLKQMLAEEEIRYTKNGNLTLNSGE; encoded by the coding sequence ATGCAGGAAGAGGTAGTTAATACCGTGCTGGATCGGCAGGACACGCTAGTGCTGATGCCAACGGGCGGAGGAAAATCAATCTGCTTTCAGGTGCCTGCTCTGGCAATGAAGGGTGTCTGTATCGTTGTTACACCCTTGATTGCGCTCATGAAAGATCAGGTCGAACAGCTGCGCAAACGAGGCATTCCGGCAACCGCCATCTATTCGGGGATGCATTATCGCGAGATTGATACGGCTCTCGATAATTGCATCTATGGGAATACTAAATTCCTGTATGTATCCCCGGAGCGGCTCCGGACCGAGATTGTCATTGAGCGTGCCAAACAAATGACGGTTTGCCTGCTAGCCGTTGACGAAGCGCACTGCATTTCGGCCTGGGGCTATGATTTTCGTCCACCTTATCTGCAAATTGCGGAGTTTCGGGAGCTCATTCCAGAAACGCCCATTATTGCCCTGACAGCGTCGGCCACGCCAGATGTCCAGGCTGATATTCAGGAGAAACTGGCCCTGCGCGGCAGTAATGGCGGCCCGGTCCAGGTATTTCGGCAGACATTTGCCCGACCCAATCTGTCTTATTCAGCCGTTCTCGAAGAAAACAAAGAATCCCGGCTGTTTAAGGTATTGCAGAATGTACCCGGCAGTGCCATCGTGTATGTGCGCAGTCGTAAGCAAACGCAGCAGATAGCCCAATTGCTTTATAGACAAGGCATTTCGGCCGATTTCTATCATGCAGGCTTAACTACCCAACAGCGCGCCGATAAGCAGGATGGATGGATTCAGAACCAAATTCGGGTCATGGTAGCAACCAACGCTTTTGGCATGGGGATCGATAAACCCGATGTACGGGTCGTCGTGCATTTAGATGTACCCGATTCGCTCGAAGCCTACTATCAGGAAGCCGGACGGGCCGGGCGCGATGGTCAGAAAGCCTATGCGGTCATGCTCTATTCGAACAGTGATCTGGACAACCTGCGCTTCCGAACCGAGCAGCTCTACCAACCCGTCGACATGCTGCGCCGGGTCTATCAGGGACTGGCAAACTATACGGCCGTACCGGTTGGGGGTGGTTTATTCAATAGTTACGACTTCGACCTAAACGCATTTACCAATACGTTCAATCTTCCTGCCCAGGAAACGCATTATGCACTGAAACAACTTCAGTTAGAAGGGTTTATTCAGCTAAGCGAAAATTATTTTCACCCATCCCGATTACTGATGGTGCTGGATAACCGGCAGTTGTATGAGTTTCAGGTATTGAATCCGCGTTTTGATCCTTTTCTCAAATTGATTCTGCGCATGTATGGTGGTGAAGTATTCACCGATTTTATCACCATTTCCGAGTCGGCACTCGCCCGAACGTTTCTGGTCAATCAGCGTGAAATTGTGGCACTGCTGGAACAACTCCACGAGCGAAATGTGGTTGTCTACGAAAAGCAGAAAGACAAACCGCAGCTAACATTCCTGACACCGCGCTTCGACGCGCCAACCCTGCCGATCAACGTACAGGAACTCAATCGTCGGAAAGAATTAGCCTTGCGAAAAGTGCAATCGGCCATTATTTACACCGAACATCCGACCCAATGCCGCACCCGGCTTTTACAGTCCTATTTTGGGGAAAAACCCGGTGAAGCCTGCGGCATCTGCGATAACTGCATCAAAAAGAAAAAGAGCCAGGAAGTTGTTTCGTCGGTTGTGCGGGAACAGGTGCGCGAGTATGTTGCCTTAGCGAATGGTCCGGGCGTATCACCTAAACAGCTGGCTCATCATTTTTCGCAAACAGATGCCGATGCGCTTGCCCAAACCTTAAAACAGATGCTGGCGGAAGAAGAAATCCGGTACACAAAAAACGGGAATCTTACGTTGAATAGCGGTGAATAG
- a CDS encoding outer membrane beta-barrel protein yields MSIHRIISIVFVSFAFFPTLQAQTIPLRIRLQESRQQPVVGATLQLTDRIDTTRHLYALTDTLGSATFQLSLTRTYSLLATSVGFKPIRKLIKPTTGQSVLTLTAEQDNIMLQGVSVTAAKPLLKQEDDKTIVDPEPIANTSTSAYEIMEKTPGIFLDPDGNVYLSSTTPATIYINGREQKMSAADIASMLKSLPPNSIARMEIMRTPSARYDASGSGGIVNIILKKGVKIGLTGSINAGFNQGRFGNQFAGININNTQNGRSAYLNVNYTNRNSYEEVQSNRNFTADSVLRQDAYTTYPAQVVYVGYGLSYELSRKWDVSLDGRFSWNQANSQASNDNLISQISTGRLLTENLNQVTNKNRLLSFSQGLNVKYKLDTLGSELITDISYNFNGTRGLQDFSTQYLLPERAGTSGDGNFTSQRHQLAAQVDLKYKILKAVTLETGLKTTGQYFTSDAAYFNLIGNNRLSDRARTNMFDYRENINAAYVQASRTFGQFLLKGGVRLENTNMDGHQRIPADTSFRINRTDFFPYIFLSRKVAKIAGYELRSYLIYRRSITRPTYDYLNPFARYVDQYLYEAGNPALRPQFTENYELNISVEDRPIFAIGRNHTQDIFTNVVYQDPQNRRIAYRTYDNLGTNRETYFRVLGAIPPINRYFFVVGAQFNYNEYSGVYENAPLNFKRGSWSFFTFHSFKIDKRSTATLNGFIRTRGQLQFYELSNFGVLNLSLNRKFMQDKLLVTLTANDLFFTNYYQFTLQQGSVVANGLRRNDTRRFGVTLRYNFGIRKREEKVNMFTIEPPNS; encoded by the coding sequence ATGTCAATCCATCGCATAATTAGTATTGTTTTCGTAAGCTTTGCATTCTTTCCCACTCTTCAGGCACAGACTATTCCACTACGTATTCGCTTGCAGGAATCCCGTCAGCAACCCGTGGTGGGGGCTACGCTCCAGTTAACAGATCGCATCGATACCACACGACACTTATACGCATTAACCGACACCTTAGGCTCTGCCACGTTTCAGCTTTCCCTTACCCGGACGTATAGCTTGCTGGCAACATCGGTTGGTTTTAAGCCCATCCGCAAGCTGATCAAGCCAACCACCGGGCAATCCGTTTTGACCTTAACGGCCGAGCAGGACAACATTATGCTTCAGGGTGTATCGGTTACGGCAGCCAAACCTCTCCTGAAGCAGGAAGACGACAAGACTATTGTTGATCCTGAACCCATTGCCAACACCAGTACAAGTGCCTACGAAATTATGGAGAAAACACCGGGCATTTTTCTGGACCCCGACGGCAATGTTTACTTAAGCAGTACGACTCCGGCTACGATTTATATCAACGGACGAGAGCAGAAAATGAGTGCTGCCGACATTGCTTCGATGCTCAAGAGTTTACCGCCCAACAGCATTGCCCGTATGGAAATCATGCGGACACCATCAGCCCGATACGATGCCAGCGGGAGTGGAGGTATTGTGAATATCATCCTGAAAAAAGGCGTGAAAATTGGGTTGACGGGCTCCATCAATGCAGGCTTCAACCAGGGGCGCTTTGGCAATCAGTTTGCCGGCATAAACATCAACAATACACAAAACGGACGGTCGGCCTACTTAAATGTGAATTACACCAACCGGAACTCCTATGAGGAGGTTCAAAGCAATCGAAATTTCACCGCCGACTCTGTACTTCGGCAGGATGCTTATACAACCTATCCAGCTCAGGTCGTCTATGTCGGTTATGGCCTCAGTTATGAGCTTTCCCGTAAGTGGGATGTTAGTCTCGATGGTCGGTTTTCCTGGAATCAGGCCAATTCTCAGGCCAGTAATGACAACCTGATCAGCCAGATCAGCACCGGGCGATTGCTGACTGAGAACCTCAACCAGGTAACCAACAAAAACCGCCTTTTGTCATTCAGCCAGGGACTTAACGTCAAGTACAAACTGGATACGCTTGGTTCTGAACTCATCACCGACATCTCGTACAATTTCAATGGTACGCGCGGCTTGCAGGACTTTTCGACGCAATACCTGCTTCCTGAACGGGCAGGCACGTCTGGCGATGGCAACTTCACCAGTCAACGCCATCAACTGGCGGCTCAGGTTGATCTAAAGTATAAAATCCTTAAAGCGGTTACCCTCGAAACGGGCCTCAAGACTACCGGTCAATATTTCACCAGCGATGCAGCCTATTTCAATCTTATCGGCAATAATCGTTTATCGGATCGCGCCCGAACTAATATGTTTGATTATCGGGAAAATATTAACGCGGCTTATGTTCAGGCGTCCAGAACATTTGGCCAGTTTTTGCTAAAAGGTGGTGTGCGGCTCGAAAACACGAATATGGATGGGCATCAGCGAATCCCGGCTGATACCTCATTCCGGATTAATCGCACCGATTTCTTCCCGTACATATTCCTGAGTCGTAAAGTGGCCAAAATTGCCGGTTATGAATTAAGGAGTTACCTGATTTATCGCCGGTCCATAACCCGGCCTACCTACGATTACCTGAACCCGTTTGCCCGTTACGTCGATCAGTATCTTTATGAGGCTGGCAATCCGGCTCTGCGCCCCCAGTTTACCGAAAACTACGAGTTGAATATTAGTGTGGAAGACCGGCCGATTTTTGCCATTGGCCGAAACCACACACAGGATATTTTCACGAATGTGGTGTATCAGGACCCACAAAATCGACGCATCGCCTATCGAACGTACGACAATCTGGGGACAAACCGGGAGACTTATTTCCGGGTTCTGGGCGCAATTCCGCCGATCAATCGCTACTTTTTTGTTGTCGGGGCTCAATTCAATTACAATGAGTATAGCGGTGTTTATGAGAACGCTCCGCTGAATTTCAAGCGGGGCAGCTGGTCATTTTTCACGTTTCATTCCTTCAAAATCGACAAGCGCTCGACGGCAACACTGAACGGTTTTATCCGGACCCGTGGGCAGCTTCAGTTCTACGAACTAAGCAATTTTGGGGTGCTGAATCTGAGCCTGAACCGAAAATTCATGCAGGACAAACTATTGGTAACGCTAACCGCCAACGATCTTTTCTTCACAAATTATTACCAATTTACGTTGCAACAGGGAAGCGTCGTTGCCAATGGCCTTCGTCGGAACGATACCCGGCGGTTTGGGGTAACCCTTCGCTACAATTTCGGCATTCGTAAACGGGAAGAAAAAGTAAATATGTTTACTATTGAACCTCCCAATTCGTAG
- a CDS encoding DUF2141 domain-containing protein, which produces MKTTIAIFVLVISMVTGMFAKGITGINPTADSATYKLTVVLSDVNNRSGKLYIGLANNEATFKGQSIKNIAIDVPASGEITVIFDGLTPGRYAIRLYQDLNSNQKLDFSGQMPAEPFGFSNVTRLMGPPSFDQCSFELTENKAIRISMMEM; this is translated from the coding sequence ATGAAAACGACAATCGCTATCTTCGTTCTGGTTATCAGCATGGTTACAGGCATGTTCGCCAAGGGCATCACAGGTATCAACCCTACCGCCGACTCGGCAACCTATAAACTGACGGTTGTCTTATCGGACGTCAACAATCGAAGCGGTAAATTATACATTGGTCTGGCAAACAATGAGGCTACCTTCAAAGGACAATCCATTAAGAATATAGCGATTGATGTGCCCGCTTCGGGCGAAATCACGGTAATCTTTGACGGTCTGACACCAGGCCGCTATGCCATCCGATTGTACCAGGATCTTAATAGTAACCAGAAACTGGACTTTTCTGGTCAGATGCCTGCCGAACCATTCGGCTTTTCGAACGTCACAAGACTAATGGGACCGCCCAGCTTCGATCAGTGCTCCTTTGAGCTTACTGAAAATAAAGCGATTCGAATAAGTATGATGGAAATGTAA
- a CDS encoding alpha/beta fold hydrolase, which translates to MRISVNNNQLNVLEKGSGSPTLVFMHYFGGSALEWKSVLTSLSVYYRCIAVDLRGHGDSDAPDTGYSIDNMADDIADLLAVLQVTDFVLVGHSMSGKVALALAARQPLGLRSLILISPSPPVPEPIPDDERQKLLDGYGKRSSAEQTLKNITAVSVSKTIQEQIITDDLRTSKSAWNAWLLAGSKEDISVRMNLIHVPVAILVGSEDRALPPDVQTRLVMPFLKNATLDTIEGAGHLLPWEIPDVLADFIQKKCALIWP; encoded by the coding sequence ATGCGTATTTCAGTCAACAACAACCAACTCAACGTCCTGGAGAAGGGAAGCGGCTCGCCAACGCTTGTCTTCATGCACTATTTCGGCGGTTCTGCCCTCGAATGGAAGTCTGTGCTAACCAGCTTGTCTGTCTATTATCGCTGCATAGCGGTCGATTTGCGCGGTCACGGTGATTCTGATGCACCGGATACGGGGTATTCCATTGACAACATGGCCGACGACATTGCCGATTTGCTAGCGGTTCTGCAAGTAACGGATTTCGTATTGGTCGGTCATTCCATGAGCGGAAAAGTGGCGCTGGCGCTGGCCGCTCGTCAGCCTTTAGGTCTTAGGTCGCTGATACTCATATCACCTTCTCCGCCTGTACCCGAGCCAATCCCTGACGACGAGCGTCAAAAATTGCTGGACGGATACGGCAAGCGTTCATCGGCAGAGCAGACGCTTAAGAATATTACAGCGGTTTCAGTTTCCAAAACGATTCAGGAACAGATTATTACCGACGATCTTCGGACATCTAAATCAGCCTGGAACGCCTGGCTCCTGGCAGGAAGTAAGGAAGACATTTCCGTTCGTATGAATTTGATTCATGTTCCAGTTGCTATACTTGTTGGCTCTGAAGACCGCGCGTTGCCGCCTGATGTTCAGACCAGATTAGTAATGCCTTTTTTAAAAAATGCCACGTTAGATACGATCGAAGGGGCCGGCCACTTGCTTCCCTGGGAAATTCCGGATGTATTAGCGGATTTTATCCAGAAAAAATGCGCGTTGATTTGGCCATAA
- a CDS encoding glucose 1-dehydrogenase, which produces MNQEEFRPASNDIPGQQLPYPARQSDMNPAPDSDLSNYKPAGKLTDKVAIITGADSGIGRAVAIAFAMEGADVAIVYNENTDDAKYTQRIVERKGRSCLIIKADVRNSAACQAAVQQTVDQYGKLNILINNAAYQMAQENIEDITEEQFRRTFETNIFGYFFMVKAALPHLHDGDAIVNTGSIVGIVGNPILIDYTASKGAIHAFTKSLAIQLGKRNIRVNCVAPGPVWTPNIPGTMPEDEVKNFGHEVALARPGQPEELAPAYVLLASSEGSFITGSIVEVTGGKLG; this is translated from the coding sequence ATGAACCAGGAAGAATTCCGACCCGCATCAAATGATATTCCCGGCCAGCAACTCCCCTACCCGGCCCGGCAGTCCGATATGAACCCGGCACCCGACAGCGATCTGTCAAACTATAAACCGGCGGGCAAACTCACCGATAAAGTAGCCATTATTACCGGAGCCGATTCGGGTATTGGTCGGGCGGTTGCCATTGCTTTTGCCATGGAAGGAGCCGATGTGGCCATTGTTTACAATGAAAACACGGATGATGCCAAATACACGCAGCGAATCGTTGAGCGCAAAGGCCGATCGTGCCTGATCATCAAGGCCGACGTGCGTAATTCAGCCGCCTGTCAGGCAGCCGTACAGCAAACTGTCGATCAGTACGGCAAACTGAACATTCTGATCAACAACGCGGCCTACCAGATGGCGCAGGAAAACATTGAAGACATTACCGAAGAGCAGTTTCGCCGAACGTTCGAAACCAACATCTTCGGTTATTTTTTTATGGTTAAGGCGGCTCTCCCCCATCTGCACGACGGTGATGCCATTGTCAACACAGGAAGTATTGTCGGTATTGTCGGCAATCCGATCCTGATCGATTACACCGCATCGAAAGGAGCGATCCATGCCTTTACCAAATCGCTGGCCATTCAGTTGGGGAAACGGAACATCCGCGTAAATTGCGTCGCGCCGGGCCCCGTCTGGACACCGAACATTCCGGGAACAATGCCTGAAGATGAAGTTAAAAACTTTGGACACGAGGTAGCTCTCGCCCGGCCCGGACAACCCGAAGAACTGGCTCCGGCCTACGTGCTACTAGCTTCCAGCGAAGGGAGTTTCATAACCGGCAGCATCGTTGAGGTAACAGGGGGGAAACTGGGCTAA
- a CDS encoding gluconate 2-dehydrogenase subunit 3 family protein has product MSNAHMLPHYPEGTVRTLLTTDLVTEATRQVLTDRLNAPLRLPTFFSSDDFALLDAVCNRLIPQDEPKTRIPVAEGIDERLSKNTTNGWRYDSMPNDGDAFKLGLKGINESALAMFQQPFLTLLGDQQDQILRAVQVMEAPGEVWQNLPADRFFEELLAEAVENYYSHPVAQEEIGYVGMADTPGWKRLDLNQLEDREPRLE; this is encoded by the coding sequence ATGTCGAACGCTCACATGCTACCTCATTATCCTGAAGGCACCGTCCGTACCCTGCTTACGACCGACTTAGTCACTGAAGCCACGCGACAGGTTCTAACTGACCGGCTGAATGCACCTCTCCGACTGCCAACCTTCTTTTCGTCGGACGATTTCGCGTTACTGGATGCTGTTTGCAACCGGCTTATTCCTCAGGATGAGCCGAAAACACGTATTCCTGTTGCCGAAGGTATTGACGAGCGTTTGTCAAAAAATACGACCAATGGCTGGCGGTATGATAGCATGCCGAACGACGGGGATGCATTTAAACTAGGGCTGAAGGGAATAAATGAAAGCGCTTTGGCTATGTTCCAACAGCCGTTTCTTACTTTATTGGGCGATCAACAGGATCAGATTTTGAGAGCTGTTCAGGTGATGGAAGCCCCCGGCGAGGTCTGGCAGAATCTGCCTGCGGATCGTTTTTTTGAAGAGCTATTGGCCGAAGCTGTCGAGAATTATTACAGTCATCCAGTAGCTCAGGAAGAAATCGGCTATGTTGGTATGGCCGACACGCCCGGCTGGAAACGCCTGGATTTGAATCAGCTGGAAGATCGCGAACCACGATTAGAATAA
- a CDS encoding family 1 glycosylhydrolase, whose product MKQKGFLENIKKKFGDGNYEGDQFGGAGGHDGSGPPIDNPSNFMFATGIECSYPTIQNGTVRRDQLRECGHYDRWQEDLGLVKEMGLNVLRYGLPYYSIHLGPGKFDWSFADLAMAEIKRLGIIPILDLMHFGVPDWVGNFQNPELPIHFAEYAEAVAKRYPWVRYYTPVNEIYVTARISGKDGVWNEQLKTDKGFVTALKHCVAASIMANQQIAKHRNDCVIVQSESAEYTHELCATPSFQTNLDNELRFLSLDLLYANPPSATVAMYMMDNGLTREEYNWFMAGKPPGYQIMGNDYYGRNERIKLPDGSIKTSMDVLGWYEITKDYYERYRMPVMHTETNVFEADQAPIWLYKQWVSVLRMRRDGVPVLGFTWYSLIDQIDWDSQLAVVNNNVNACGLYDLNRKPRPVAEAYKSLLKEFGQITIVPYGEMLEITDQPARLKTQV is encoded by the coding sequence ATGAAACAAAAGGGCTTTCTGGAGAACATTAAAAAGAAGTTTGGTGACGGCAACTACGAAGGCGATCAATTCGGCGGAGCCGGAGGTCACGATGGTAGCGGCCCACCAATCGACAATCCGAGTAACTTCATGTTTGCAACGGGCATCGAATGCTCGTATCCAACGATTCAGAACGGCACGGTCCGGCGCGATCAACTCCGCGAATGTGGCCATTATGATCGCTGGCAGGAAGATTTGGGGCTCGTAAAAGAGATGGGTCTAAACGTATTGCGTTATGGCCTTCCTTACTACAGCATTCATCTGGGTCCGGGCAAATTCGACTGGAGTTTTGCCGATCTAGCAATGGCCGAAATCAAACGGCTCGGCATCATCCCGATTCTTGACCTGATGCACTTTGGCGTTCCGGATTGGGTTGGTAATTTTCAGAATCCCGAGCTACCGATTCATTTTGCTGAATATGCCGAAGCCGTCGCCAAGCGCTACCCCTGGGTTCGTTACTATACACCTGTTAACGAAATTTACGTCACGGCCCGAATCAGTGGCAAAGATGGTGTCTGGAACGAGCAGCTTAAGACAGATAAAGGCTTTGTCACGGCGCTCAAACACTGCGTAGCTGCCAGTATAATGGCGAATCAACAGATTGCCAAGCATCGAAACGATTGCGTTATTGTGCAGAGCGAGAGTGCCGAATACACACATGAACTCTGCGCAACACCTTCGTTTCAAACCAATTTAGATAACGAACTTCGCTTCCTGTCGCTCGATCTTCTGTACGCCAATCCACCCTCCGCTACGGTAGCGATGTATATGATGGATAACGGTCTTACGCGCGAGGAATACAACTGGTTTATGGCAGGCAAGCCACCCGGCTACCAGATCATGGGCAACGACTATTATGGTCGTAATGAGCGCATTAAACTTCCAGATGGCTCCATTAAAACGTCGATGGACGTGCTGGGATGGTATGAAATCACCAAAGATTACTACGAACGCTACCGAATGCCGGTTATGCATACGGAAACGAATGTATTTGAAGCCGACCAGGCCCCAATCTGGCTTTATAAACAATGGGTTAGCGTGCTGCGAATGCGTCGGGATGGCGTGCCGGTACTGGGGTTCACATGGTATAGCCTGATCGATCAGATCGACTGGGATTCTCAACTGGCAGTCGTTAACAACAATGTCAACGCCTGCGGGCTATATGACCTCAACCGCAAGCCCAGGCCCGTAGCCGAAGCTTACAAAAGCCTGCTGAAGGAGTTTGGTCAGATTACGATCGTTCCATACGGCGAAATGCTTGAAATAACGGATCAACCGGCCAGGCTTAAAACACAGGTTTAA